A window of Castanea sativa cultivar Marrone di Chiusa Pesio chromosome 1, ASM4071231v1 contains these coding sequences:
- the LOC142622253 gene encoding uncharacterized protein LOC142622253 — protein MFSRWTNSHHDQENDPHQAELKVKELKDAIGPLSGHSLQFCTDACFRRYLEARNWNVEKSKKMLEETLKWRSTFKPEEIRWNEVAIEGETGKIYRANFHDRNGRSVLILRPGMQNTTSMDNQMRHLVYLLENAILNLPEGQEQMSWLIDFTGWSITNNVPIKSARETINILQNHYPERLAIAFLYNPPRIFEAFWKIVKYFLDAKTFQKVKFVYPKNKDSVELMRTYFDEQNLPKEFGGKALLNYDHEEFSKMMTQDDVKSAALWGSDIKLQQAGNGYSGAEVAPEPVCLAPAAS, from the exons ATGTTTAGCCGTTGGACTAATTCTCATCATGATCAGGAGAATGATCCACATCAGGCTGAGTTAAAG GTCAAGGAACTTAAGGATGCAATTGGACCTCTATCTGGACATAGTTTACAGTTTTGTACTGATGCATGCTTTAGGAGATATTTGGAAGCTAGGAACTGGAATGTAGAGAAatcaaaaaaaatgttggaagaGACACTCAAATGGAGATCAACCTTTAAACCTGAGGAAATTCGATGG AATGAAGTTGCAATTGAAGGTGAGACTGGGAAAATATACAGAGCAAATTTTCATGACCGAAATGGGAGGAGTGTTCTTATACTAAGGCCAGGAATGCAG AACACTACATCTATGGATAATCAGATGCGACATCTAGTGTATCTCTTAGAGAACGCTATCCTTAACCTTCCAGAGGGTCAAGAACAAATGTCATGGTTGATTGACTTCACCGGGTGGTCAATAACCAACAATGTGCCCATCAAATCTGCTCGAGAGACTATCAACATTTTGCAGAACCACTACCCTGAGAGGCTTGCCATAGCATTTCTCTACAATCCCCCACGGATTTTTGAAGCATTCTGGAAG ATTGTCAAGTATTTCTTGGATGCGAAGACATTCCAGAAGGTGAAGTTTGTGTACCCTAAAAATAAAGATAGCGTGGAGCTCATGAGGACATACTTCGATGAGCAAAATCTTCCCAAAGAGTTTGGAGGAAAAGCCTTATTGAATTATGACCACGAGGAGTTCTCAAAAATGATGACTCAAGATGATGTCAAATCCGCTGCCCTGTGGGGATCGGACATCAAGCTTCAACAAGCTGGCAATGGATATTCAGGAGCTGAGGTGGCTCCGGAGCCAGTGTGTCTTGCACCAGCAGCTAGCTGA